One window of the Pedobacter ginsengisoli genome contains the following:
- a CDS encoding ThuA domain-containing protein, translating into MLKTKYFNTCLAVFSTVCLSVIFYACKTVGSKTTATTVSTVAIPAKPARVLVFSKTKGFYHTSIPAGIAAIQKLGKENNFIVDTTKNSAYFVQDSLKNYSAVIFLSTTMNVLNADEQVAFERYIQSGGGYAGVHAAADTEYDWPWYNKLVGAYFKSHPGNPNVRKATIDVIDTTHISTKGLPKRWERTDEWYNYKSIQGDIKVVAKLDEDTYEGGENGEHHPIAWYHEYDGGRAFYTGGGHTDESFSEPLFLTHLLGGIKYAIGNNVTLDYSKAYAVKKPEDNRFTKTVLSNDLNEPMELSVAPDGRVFFIERAGNFYVYNPLDGKTSLVYKFPVKAVDKYLNGLLGMTIDPDFATNNYLYFFYTASTGDKYKQHISRFKISQENELDLKSEQILIEIPIDLEVSAHTGGSLAWDKYKNLYISTGDNTVPFESDGFAPIDKRDNRLTFDAERSAGNTNDLRGKILRIHPEADGSYTIPEGNLFAKGTPKTRPEIYVMGCRNPYRMSVDPETSIVYWGEVGPDSGSDGLQGPRGYDEFNQAKKAGNFGWPYFVGDNKAYKEYDFATKKVGDFFDVNGPANNSPNNTGTQILPPAQKAMVWYPYNMSKEFPALGQGGRCAMGGPVYHYNAALKSDTKFPAYYDKALFMYDWMRNWVFAVRLDENQNYVRMEPFMETNGDFRRPIDIEVGPEGSFYMLEYGSVYGIDNVDARLVRIDYNGGNRAPVAKIETKDTIGVAPYKVAFTSKSYDNDDDDKLSYEWSFEGNKVASTYQNVIYTFQKNGIYNAILKVTDAAGKSSLDTVVIKVGNTMPQVAINTTSNTSFFFPKASAFNYKVDVKDNEDKVIDAKKVKVNLDFIAKVESTQALVGHQEISPSYNFGKSLVAKSDCKACHQINGKSVGPSFMQVAKRYSGNKDAVGRLAKKIIVGGGGVWGEHAMSAHPQISNDDATEIVKYILSLNAKKESAALPQQGTIMLKQHLGNKDQGRYIFSASYTDKGGAITPLTKKETIVLRPAKVQAEDADVFNNVDKGDSYVGSIHNKSYIAFKNIDLKNINKLTYYYASANHSGTIEVHIDSPKGEVISTVNFSSTGNWEKYTELSASIKNPGGKHDLYFVFIKSTPPNRDLISVDWINFE; encoded by the coding sequence ATGCTTAAAACTAAATACTTTAATACCTGTCTTGCTGTGTTTTCAACAGTTTGTTTGTCTGTTATATTTTACGCCTGTAAAACTGTAGGGTCTAAAACCACTGCTACTACAGTTTCTACTGTTGCTATACCTGCAAAACCTGCCCGTGTTCTGGTGTTTTCTAAAACCAAGGGCTTTTATCACACCTCTATACCTGCAGGTATTGCTGCAATACAAAAGCTGGGAAAAGAGAATAACTTTATTGTAGACACCACAAAGAACTCAGCATATTTTGTTCAGGATAGTTTAAAAAATTATAGTGCTGTAATCTTTTTAAGCACTACAATGAATGTTTTAAATGCAGATGAACAGGTAGCTTTTGAGCGATATATTCAATCTGGTGGCGGTTATGCCGGTGTTCATGCTGCGGCAGATACCGAATACGATTGGCCATGGTATAATAAACTTGTTGGAGCATACTTTAAAAGCCATCCGGGTAATCCTAATGTGCGTAAGGCAACCATCGATGTTATTGATACAACTCATATATCTACAAAAGGTCTTCCTAAAAGATGGGAGCGTACGGACGAGTGGTATAATTACAAGAGCATACAAGGCGATATAAAAGTTGTAGCCAAGCTGGATGAGGATACTTATGAAGGTGGTGAAAACGGAGAGCATCATCCTATTGCCTGGTATCATGAATATGATGGTGGCAGAGCTTTTTATACTGGTGGTGGGCATACCGATGAAAGTTTTAGTGAGCCTTTATTTTTAACGCACTTGCTAGGTGGCATTAAATATGCAATTGGTAATAATGTAACGCTGGATTATTCAAAAGCATATGCTGTTAAAAAACCAGAGGATAACCGTTTTACTAAAACAGTTCTATCTAATGATTTAAATGAGCCTATGGAATTATCTGTAGCTCCTGACGGCAGGGTGTTTTTTATTGAGCGTGCCGGTAATTTTTATGTTTACAATCCCTTAGATGGTAAAACATCATTGGTTTACAAATTCCCTGTGAAGGCTGTAGATAAATACCTTAATGGTTTGTTGGGGATGACTATTGATCCTGATTTTGCAACAAACAACTATTTGTATTTCTTTTACACTGCTTCCACAGGGGATAAATACAAACAACATATTTCGCGCTTTAAAATTAGCCAGGAAAATGAGCTTGATCTTAAATCTGAGCAGATTCTGATTGAAATTCCAATTGATCTTGAAGTAAGTGCGCATACAGGTGGTTCTTTAGCCTGGGATAAATACAAGAATCTGTACATATCAACTGGTGATAATACTGTTCCTTTTGAATCTGATGGCTTTGCTCCAATAGATAAAAGAGATAACCGCTTAACTTTTGATGCAGAAAGATCGGCTGGTAATACAAATGATCTTCGCGGTAAAATTTTACGTATCCATCCTGAAGCCGATGGAAGCTATACTATTCCTGAGGGCAATTTGTTTGCTAAAGGGACTCCAAAAACACGGCCTGAAATTTATGTAATGGGCTGTCGTAACCCATATAGGATGTCGGTAGATCCGGAAACCTCTATTGTATACTGGGGAGAGGTTGGACCGGATTCTGGTTCAGATGGTTTACAAGGTCCACGTGGGTATGATGAATTTAATCAGGCAAAAAAAGCCGGTAATTTTGGCTGGCCATATTTTGTTGGAGATAATAAAGCTTATAAAGAGTATGATTTTGCAACCAAAAAGGTTGGAGATTTCTTTGATGTAAATGGACCTGCAAATAACTCTCCGAACAATACAGGAACGCAAATATTGCCTCCGGCACAGAAAGCTATGGTTTGGTATCCTTATAACATGTCAAAAGAGTTTCCTGCTTTGGGTCAGGGAGGAAGATGTGCTATGGGAGGGCCTGTATATCATTATAATGCTGCACTTAAATCAGACACTAAGTTTCCGGCATATTATGATAAGGCACTTTTTATGTATGATTGGATGAGGAATTGGGTGTTTGCGGTTCGACTGGATGAGAATCAAAATTATGTACGCATGGAGCCTTTTATGGAAACTAATGGCGATTTTAGGCGCCCTATTGACATAGAGGTAGGACCGGAAGGTTCGTTTTATATGTTAGAGTATGGATCGGTATATGGTATAGATAATGTTGATGCCCGCTTGGTTCGTATCGATTATAATGGCGGAAACCGTGCTCCTGTTGCTAAAATTGAAACAAAAGATACAATAGGAGTTGCGCCATATAAAGTTGCTTTTACCTCAAAAAGCTATGATAATGACGATGATGATAAGTTATCGTACGAATGGAGCTTTGAAGGAAATAAGGTGGCATCAACTTATCAAAATGTTATCTATACTTTTCAAAAGAATGGGATATATAATGCCATTTTAAAAGTAACTGATGCTGCTGGGAAAAGCAGCCTTGATACAGTTGTGATTAAGGTGGGTAACACCATGCCTCAGGTAGCAATAAATACCACAAGTAATACTTCTTTCTTCTTCCCTAAAGCAAGTGCTTTTAATTACAAGGTTGATGTGAAAGACAATGAGGATAAAGTTATAGATGCAAAAAAAGTAAAGGTAAACCTTGATTTTATTGCCAAGGTTGAGAGTACTCAGGCTTTGGTTGGCCATCAGGAGATTTCACCAAGCTATAATTTTGGTAAATCATTAGTTGCTAAAAGTGATTGTAAAGCTTGCCATCAGATAAATGGCAAATCAGTAGGGCCTTCATTTATGCAGGTTGCAAAGCGATATTCTGGTAACAAGGATGCAGTAGGGCGTTTAGCTAAGAAGATTATTGTAGGTGGCGGAGGTGTTTGGGGAGAGCACGCGATGAGTGCGCATCCACAGATTTCTAATGATGATGCAACTGAGATTGTTAAATATATTTTAAGTTTAAATGCTAAAAAAGAGAGTGCCGCATTGCCACAGCAAGGGACTATAATGTTAAAACAGCATTTGGGTAATAAGGATCAGGGCAGGTATATTTTCTCTGCTTCGTATACAGATAAGGGCGGGGCAATAACTCCATTAACAAAAAAGGAAACGATTGTACTGCGCCCGGCTAAAGTACAGGCAGAGGATGCAGATGTTTTTAATA